One region of Balaenoptera ricei isolate mBalRic1 chromosome 5, mBalRic1.hap2, whole genome shotgun sequence genomic DNA includes:
- the RPS3A gene encoding small ribosomal subunit protein eS1: MAVGKNKRLTKGGKKGAKKKVVDPFSKKDWYDVKAPAMFNIRNIGKTLVTRTQGTKIASDGLKGRVFEVSLADLQNDEVAFRKFKLITEDVQGKNCLTNFHGMDLTRDKMCSMVKKWQTMIEAHVDVKTTDGYLLRLFCVGFTKKRNNQIRKTSYAQHQQVRQIRKKMMEIMTREVQTNDLKEVVNKLIPDSIGKDIEKACQSIYPLHDVFVRKVKMLKKPKFELGKLMELHGEGSSSGKATGDETGAKVERADGYEPPVQESV, translated from the exons ATGGCGGTCGGAAAAAACAAGCGCCTTACGAAAGGCGGTAAAAAGGGAGCCAAGAAGAAAGT GGTTGACCCATTTTCTAAGAAAGATTGGTATGATGTGAAAGCACCAGCTATGTTCAATATAAGAAATATTGGGAAAACACTAGTCACGAGAACTCAAGGAACCA AAATCGCATCTGATGGCCTCAAGGGTCGTGTGTTTGAAGTGAGCCTTGCTGATCTGCAGAATGATGAAGTTGCATTTAGAAAATTCAAGCTTATTACTGAGGATGTTCAGGGCAAAAACTGCCTGACTAATTTCCATGGCATGGATCTTACCCGTGACAAAATGTGCTCCATGGTCAAAAAATGGCAG ACCATGATTGAAGCTCACGTTGATGTCAAGACTACCGATGGATATTTGCTTCGTCTCTTCTGTGTGGGTTTTACTAAAAAACGCAACAATCAGATTCGGAAGACCTCTTATGCCCAGCACCAGCAGGTCCGCCAGATCCGCAAGAAGATGATGGAAATCATGACCCGAGAGGTGCAGACAAATGACTTGAAAGAGGTGGTCAATAAATT GATTCCAGACAGCATTGGAAAAGACATAGAAAAGGCCTGCCAATCTATTTATCCACTCCATGATGTCTttgttagaaaagtaaaaatgctgAAGAAGCCCAAGTTTGAAT tgGGAAAACTCATGGAGCTACATGGTGAAGGTAGTAGTTCTGGAAAAGCTACTGGAGACGAGACAGGTGCTAAAGT